A part of Planctomycetia bacterium genomic DNA contains:
- a CDS encoding cation:proton antiporter: MHQHLDLILTLTLGLTAALVLGYITHRLGLSPIVGYLLAGIAVGPHTPGFVANRELAEQMAEIGVILLMFGVGLHFHLEELFQVRRVAIPGAVGQSLVATILGIIMAIGFGWGWSAGLVFGLAISVASTVVLVRVLSDNNDLHTPSGHIAVGWLVVEDIFTVLVLVLLPAIFGENRGGVWETIQSLLWSLAKLGMMIVFTFYVGQKLIPWILGKVAETRSRELFTLTVLVVALGIAVGSAKVFDVSMALGAFLAGMVVGRSEFSLRAASEALPMRDAFAVLFFVSVGMLFNPGFIVQSPWVVFSTLVIVLVGKPLAALFIVLWLGYPVKVGISVAVVLAQIGEFSFILAAVGRELHILPPGSSDALVFVAIVSISVNPLLYRAVDSIEKMLKSHPKLWEKLTRRSRLEPDLLHASEAPSEVYRAVVIGYGPIGQTVSRLLLESEIEPTIIEMNRDTVQRLRGEGRKAVYGDASHREILQAAGIADAIALLITSSGIQTAPEVIRIAREINPKIRVIARTTYLREVDALLQAGANEVFAGEGEVALSLTEFVLRELGATPEQIDREIERMRDELVGAKREVTSLRKLPDDGPLGP; encoded by the coding sequence ATGCATCAACACCTTGATTTGATTCTGACACTGACCCTGGGTCTGACCGCTGCCCTGGTGCTGGGATACATTACGCACCGGCTGGGCTTGTCCCCCATTGTCGGCTACCTGCTGGCTGGGATTGCTGTCGGGCCGCATACGCCTGGCTTTGTTGCCAATCGAGAACTGGCAGAGCAGATGGCTGAAATCGGCGTGATACTGCTCATGTTCGGAGTCGGCTTACATTTCCACCTGGAAGAATTGTTTCAGGTTCGGCGTGTTGCCATTCCTGGAGCAGTAGGCCAAAGCCTGGTAGCAACGATTCTGGGTATAATCATGGCGATCGGATTTGGCTGGGGCTGGTCTGCAGGGTTGGTTTTTGGCCTCGCTATATCAGTTGCCAGTACGGTGGTGCTGGTTCGCGTACTATCGGATAATAATGATCTGCACACTCCATCTGGTCACATTGCTGTCGGCTGGCTGGTGGTGGAGGATATATTCACTGTACTCGTGCTGGTGCTGCTCCCAGCCATTTTTGGCGAGAACCGGGGTGGGGTGTGGGAAACGATACAGTCGCTCCTGTGGTCTCTGGCCAAACTCGGCATGATGATCGTATTCACGTTTTATGTTGGGCAGAAGTTAATTCCCTGGATTCTCGGCAAGGTAGCTGAGACACGTTCGAGGGAATTATTCACATTGACAGTGCTTGTGGTCGCACTGGGAATTGCCGTTGGTTCAGCCAAGGTCTTTGATGTCTCCATGGCCCTGGGAGCTTTCCTGGCTGGTATGGTGGTGGGCCGCTCAGAGTTCAGCTTGCGTGCTGCCTCGGAAGCGTTGCCAATGCGTGATGCTTTTGCTGTTCTCTTTTTTGTTTCTGTAGGCATGCTGTTCAATCCCGGCTTCATTGTGCAAAGCCCCTGGGTAGTTTTCAGCACGCTGGTAATTGTGCTCGTCGGCAAACCCCTGGCTGCACTTTTCATTGTGCTTTGGTTAGGCTATCCGGTGAAGGTAGGCATATCCGTAGCGGTAGTGTTGGCTCAAATCGGTGAGTTTTCATTTATCCTTGCAGCGGTGGGTCGAGAATTGCATATTCTGCCACCGGGCTCCAGCGATGCACTCGTGTTCGTCGCCATCGTTTCCATCAGCGTCAATCCACTCTTGTATCGAGCCGTGGATTCGATTGAGAAGATGCTGAAGTCGCATCCGAAACTCTGGGAAAAGCTGACCAGGCGATCACGTCTTGAACCAGATTTGCTGCATGCCTCCGAGGCGCCCTCGGAAGTCTATCGAGCGGTGGTAATTGGCTACGGACCCATTGGACAAACCGTATCCAGACTGCTTTTAGAAAGCGAGATTGAGCCAACGATTATTGAAATGAATCGTGATACCGTGCAACGTTTGCGAGGCGAAGGAAGAAAAGCAGTTTATGGAGATGCTTCCCACCGTGAAATACTGCAGGCAGCGGGTATTGCGGATGCCATTGCCTTGTTGATTACCTCCTCAGGTATTCAAACTGCCCCAGAGGTTATTCGTATTGCTCGGGAGATAAACCCCAAAATTCGAGTGATTGCCCGTACCACCTATCTGCGTGAAGTCGATGCGCTTCTGCAGGCGGGTGCGAATGAGGTCTTTGCAGGCGAAGGTGAAGTTGCCTTGTCACTGACTGAATTCGTATTACGCGAACTGGGAGCAACGCCGGAACAGATTGATCGTGAGATCGAACGCATGCGTGATGAACTGGTAGGAGCCAAGCGAGAAGTAACATCATTACGGAAGCTGCCTGATGATGGTCCGTTAGGTCCATAA
- a CDS encoding sigma-70 family RNA polymerase sigma factor: MVKRLAMPLTDWVNVHAMANASDGQLLYRFARLGEQQAFSVLMKRHGSLVWGVCRRLLIRHHDAEDAFQATFIVLARKAATLRQPEQLAAWLHGVAQRTAWQISRQQKLSHAMEPLLDIPVADAQLATWKECRQIIDQAVSKLPASLRIVFLLSQYEEQTTLAIARKLGVPEGTVVSRLHRARKLLQGCLNRHGITSAAGAVTICWGLSLPESLAAASLKTMFTAVPSLLVVGLAQGVLSTMFWTKFAAVSAIALSLGVAGTGTVTLLAQGSSGKKSATSSIQDAQSGRQDRIKQLESQLLEARDRELTLRAELDSMKKRVEDVQMRLESEVQKERKLQAFLSDKMVAQEKEQLADREKMILRDKMELEKRRAMRLKDYTEARELLASEISELRKRMMEHERVMDEMMNRQAAIDIAREKTDVLKLSIEKVRAQLGDKHEKVQQLTSEYEKNRAEMQELLKQKIRMPANDDRELLQSQLKLREKLLLEVDEKLLRSKLKLD; encoded by the coding sequence TTGGTAAAACGCCTGGCCATGCCACTGACAGACTGGGTGAATGTACATGCGATGGCTAACGCCAGCGATGGACAGTTGCTCTATCGTTTTGCACGGCTGGGCGAACAACAGGCATTCAGCGTGCTGATGAAACGGCACGGTTCCTTAGTATGGGGAGTCTGTCGGCGATTGCTGATTCGACATCACGATGCAGAAGATGCCTTCCAGGCTACCTTCATTGTTCTGGCTCGCAAAGCTGCAACTTTGCGACAACCCGAACAACTGGCAGCCTGGCTGCATGGCGTTGCACAGCGTACAGCCTGGCAGATAAGTCGCCAGCAGAAACTCAGTCACGCGATGGAACCCTTACTGGATATTCCAGTAGCTGACGCACAACTGGCAACCTGGAAGGAATGCCGACAGATCATTGATCAGGCAGTGTCAAAGTTGCCTGCATCATTGCGGATTGTGTTCCTGCTTTCGCAGTATGAGGAACAAACGACGCTCGCGATTGCCAGGAAACTGGGTGTGCCTGAAGGCACCGTGGTTTCAAGGCTGCATCGGGCACGGAAACTGTTGCAAGGCTGTTTGAATCGGCACGGCATTACTTCAGCGGCTGGCGCTGTCACAATCTGCTGGGGCTTATCCTTGCCGGAATCCCTCGCTGCTGCTTCCTTGAAAACCATGTTCACTGCTGTCCCTTCACTGCTGGTGGTGGGGCTTGCTCAAGGAGTTCTTTCGACCATGTTCTGGACAAAATTTGCTGCAGTTTCTGCCATAGCATTGTCACTGGGTGTAGCAGGTACTGGCACAGTTACTTTGCTGGCACAGGGTAGCTCAGGGAAGAAGTCCGCTACTTCATCAATTCAAGATGCTCAGTCTGGACGACAGGATCGCATCAAGCAACTGGAAAGTCAGTTACTTGAGGCACGTGATCGTGAATTAACGCTTCGTGCAGAACTTGATTCCATGAAGAAGCGTGTCGAAGATGTACAAATGCGTTTGGAATCGGAAGTGCAGAAAGAGCGAAAACTGCAGGCCTTCCTGAGCGATAAGATGGTGGCACAGGAAAAGGAGCAACTGGCTGATCGCGAGAAGATGATCCTGCGTGACAAGATGGAACTGGAAAAGCGTAGAGCCATGAGGCTGAAAGATTACACGGAAGCGAGAGAACTGCTTGCAAGTGAAATCAGCGAGTTGCGTAAAAGAATGATGGAACATGAACGAGTAATGGACGAAATGATGAACCGTCAGGCTGCTATCGACATAGCGAGGGAGAAAACTGATGTTTTGAAACTCTCAATCGAGAAGGTTCGTGCACAACTGGGTGACAAGCATGAAAAAGTACAGCAACTGACTTCAGAGTATGAAAAGAATCGTGCTGAGATGCAGGAGTTGTTAAAGCAGAAGATACGGATGCCTGCCAACGATGATCGCGAGCTGTTGCAATCGCAACTGAAACTGCGAGAAAAGCTTCTGCTCGAAGTCGATGAAAAGCTGCTGCGGAGCAAGCTCAAACTTGATTAA
- a CDS encoding Hsp70 family protein, producing MARYSIGIDLGTTNCALAAVEMVKRKNDLLPIPVVQLVAPGDVDAKPLLPSFLYLPSEHELPAGAAALPWDAERKYMVGEAARTWGAKVAGRLVSSAKSWLCHDGVDRQAAILPWGASSDVPKVSAVDASTRYLQHLAQSWNHQQQAEKSPARFEEQRITLTVPSSFDDVARQLTAEAARRAGFLNVTLLEEPQAAFYAWIAQADRDRRRKQPLKEGMTCLVLDVGGGTTDFSLIECVAEEGTLGFVRKAVGDHLLLGGDNMDLALAHLLEDKLKAGKLDAGRFGQLTQAARTAKEAILTMNGPNEYPVAIMGRGKSVVASSLSTSLTLAELEEQLMEGFFPEVSWESEPARSKTTGIHEMGLPFVSDAAITRHLANFLRQHHQTLAEPPAAILFNGGVFTPPVLRERMLQVMRNWFGADWQPIILTTPSLDLSVALGAAYFGRQREYGGRAIAGGLARSYYMAIGSRDDATQMLCVVPQHMEEGQTIELNEPVLELSLGQPVQFPLYTSTVRDEDQAGATLKIPPSQLQKLAPLQTLLRGGKRSGTKGVPVTLTSTLTPIGTLELSLVAQNSPHRWRLEFNTRDAVSVDPASEESTEPAPSVVEQSPEHAFPEDRIEAALAELRTVFSHQDEQPAKQLTKTWERLLDASRRSWPSSLCRRLADSLLEVAEQRRRSPSHLSRWYHLTGYCLRPGYGDSRDRFRIDQLWKMLCGPGRSGNEGGADFWILWRRVSGGLAPNLQITLLDRLRPVLLAGKSPVIRPNPNELAEMWRAVASLERLEPKVKGLLAEPLLKQYRRPPVQLATPWALARLGSRSMLYAPINNIVTAEVVSRWIEQLLPYQPRHDSDRQLWLWTLTNISRRIGLRGLDIDEVLRSRVLKTLEEFKAPHRYLDLVEHQRSLEKEEQQQMFGDDLPLGLKIINGD from the coding sequence ATGGCACGATACTCCATTGGCATCGATCTGGGCACGACGAACTGCGCGCTGGCGGCAGTGGAGATGGTCAAACGTAAGAACGATTTGCTGCCCATTCCTGTAGTTCAACTGGTTGCACCGGGTGATGTTGACGCCAAGCCGCTGTTGCCTTCGTTTCTGTATTTGCCCAGCGAGCATGAGTTGCCTGCTGGTGCTGCTGCCCTGCCCTGGGATGCCGAACGAAAATACATGGTTGGCGAAGCGGCACGTACCTGGGGAGCGAAAGTCGCAGGCAGACTCGTCTCATCGGCCAAAAGTTGGCTGTGTCACGATGGGGTAGATCGCCAGGCAGCTATTCTGCCCTGGGGTGCTTCCAGCGATGTTCCCAAAGTCTCTGCGGTGGATGCTTCCACACGATATCTGCAGCACCTGGCACAATCGTGGAATCATCAACAGCAGGCAGAGAAAAGCCCAGCACGGTTTGAAGAGCAACGTATCACACTTACCGTACCTTCATCGTTTGATGATGTAGCCCGGCAACTCACTGCTGAAGCAGCAAGGCGTGCAGGATTTTTGAATGTCACTTTGCTGGAAGAGCCACAAGCTGCGTTTTATGCGTGGATTGCGCAGGCTGATCGGGATCGCAGGCGCAAGCAGCCATTAAAAGAAGGGATGACTTGCCTGGTGCTGGATGTGGGTGGAGGCACCACCGATTTTTCTCTCATCGAATGCGTTGCTGAGGAAGGCACGCTGGGGTTTGTCCGCAAAGCTGTTGGCGATCACCTGCTGCTGGGCGGCGATAATATGGATCTGGCACTTGCCCATTTGCTCGAAGACAAATTGAAGGCAGGCAAGCTGGATGCAGGACGATTCGGACAGTTGACGCAAGCTGCTCGAACTGCCAAGGAAGCCATTCTGACAATGAATGGCCCGAACGAATATCCTGTCGCCATCATGGGTCGAGGCAAATCGGTTGTTGCATCATCGTTATCTACCAGCCTGACGCTTGCTGAGTTGGAAGAGCAACTGATGGAAGGCTTCTTCCCAGAAGTATCGTGGGAAAGTGAACCGGCTCGATCCAAAACAACTGGCATCCATGAAATGGGGCTGCCTTTCGTCAGCGATGCAGCCATCACCCGACACCTGGCAAATTTTCTGCGTCAGCATCATCAAACACTTGCAGAACCACCTGCTGCTATTCTGTTTAATGGCGGGGTTTTTACCCCACCGGTTTTGCGTGAGCGCATGTTACAAGTGATGCGGAACTGGTTTGGTGCAGACTGGCAGCCGATTATTCTTACGACTCCATCGCTTGATTTGTCTGTGGCTTTGGGTGCAGCATATTTTGGCAGGCAACGCGAGTATGGCGGTAGAGCTATCGCAGGCGGATTAGCCCGTTCCTACTACATGGCCATCGGCTCACGTGATGATGCTACGCAAATGCTCTGTGTCGTTCCACAACACATGGAAGAAGGACAGACGATTGAATTGAATGAACCGGTGCTGGAACTGTCACTAGGCCAGCCTGTTCAGTTTCCACTCTACACTTCCACCGTAAGAGATGAGGATCAGGCTGGGGCAACGCTCAAGATTCCTCCAAGCCAACTGCAAAAACTGGCGCCACTACAAACGCTTCTGCGTGGAGGAAAGCGATCAGGCACCAAAGGTGTACCCGTCACACTCACCAGCACGTTGACACCCATTGGCACGCTGGAACTTTCCCTGGTAGCGCAAAACAGTCCGCATCGATGGAGACTTGAATTCAATACGCGCGATGCTGTTTCAGTCGATCCCGCTTCAGAAGAATCAACCGAACCTGCACCATCTGTCGTCGAACAATCGCCTGAGCATGCGTTTCCCGAAGATCGAATCGAAGCGGCGCTGGCAGAACTTCGGACGGTTTTCTCCCATCAGGATGAACAACCCGCAAAACAATTAACGAAAACGTGGGAAAGACTGCTGGATGCATCCAGGCGCAGCTGGCCATCGTCGTTGTGCAGACGTTTGGCTGATAGTCTGCTTGAGGTAGCTGAACAGCGAAGGCGTTCTCCTTCACATCTCTCGCGCTGGTATCATCTGACAGGCTACTGCCTGCGGCCTGGTTATGGCGACAGCCGTGATCGCTTTCGTATCGATCAGCTTTGGAAAATGCTATGCGGGCCGGGTCGATCCGGTAACGAAGGCGGCGCCGATTTCTGGATACTCTGGCGGCGTGTCAGTGGTGGACTTGCTCCCAACCTGCAGATCACGTTACTTGATCGCCTCAGGCCGGTATTGCTGGCAGGTAAATCGCCCGTTATCAGGCCCAATCCCAATGAGCTGGCTGAAATGTGGCGAGCAGTCGCCAGCCTGGAACGGCTCGAACCCAAAGTCAAAGGACTGCTGGCAGAACCACTGCTCAAGCAGTACCGCCGACCTCCTGTGCAGCTTGCAACCCCATGGGCGCTGGCCAGGCTGGGTTCCCGCTCGATGCTGTATGCACCCATTAATAATATTGTCACCGCCGAGGTTGTCAGTCGCTGGATTGAACAGTTGTTGCCTTATCAACCACGGCATGATTCAGACCGCCAGCTCTGGTTGTGGACTTTGACGAACATCTCCCGCCGCATTGGACTGCGTGGCCTCGATATCGATGAAGTGCTGCGCAGCCGGGTATTAAAGACGCTGGAAGAGTTTAAGGCGCCTCATCGCTACCTTGATCTGGTGGAGCATCAACGCTCGCTGGAGAAAGAAGAACAGCAGCAGATGTTCGGAGACGATCTGCCGCTGGGTTTGAAAATCATCAATGGTGATTAA
- a CDS encoding sulfite exporter TauE/SafE family protein, giving the protein MTLNDLILTVLLGLMALLYASIGHAGSSGYQASMAIMGVSAELMKPTALCLNVIVALIGTIQFASRGYVQWHRLFWLIVASVPAAYLGGFFTLPAGWYFIAVAVVLWFAAVKLWLTPRQASQNTEEISRPLNPFLLLVAGGGLGFLSGLTGTGGGIFLTPLLILCGWATPRQAAGLSVAFILANSPAALIGWWNKQTGPVEVPALLPLWMILVAVCGWLGSWFGSKYGSPIILRRLLSLVLIIAGSKLLLQGLK; this is encoded by the coding sequence ATGACCCTGAATGACCTCATCCTGACAGTATTGCTGGGCTTGATGGCCTTGCTCTACGCCTCCATTGGTCATGCTGGTTCATCAGGCTACCAGGCTTCCATGGCAATCATGGGTGTGTCTGCAGAACTCATGAAGCCAACTGCATTGTGTCTGAATGTCATCGTGGCATTGATAGGAACGATTCAGTTTGCCAGCCGGGGTTATGTTCAGTGGCACAGGCTGTTCTGGTTGATTGTGGCATCGGTACCTGCTGCCTACCTGGGTGGTTTCTTCACACTGCCTGCTGGGTGGTACTTCATCGCTGTGGCTGTTGTCCTATGGTTTGCTGCAGTCAAGTTGTGGCTGACACCCAGACAGGCAAGCCAGAATACTGAGGAAATCTCCAGACCCTTAAACCCATTTTTGTTACTTGTTGCAGGAGGTGGGTTGGGGTTTCTTTCAGGATTGACCGGTACAGGTGGTGGCATCTTTTTGACCCCGTTGCTGATACTCTGTGGCTGGGCCACCCCTCGCCAGGCAGCTGGGTTGTCAGTGGCTTTCATTCTCGCCAACTCGCCCGCAGCCTTGATTGGCTGGTGGAATAAGCAGACGGGTCCGGTCGAAGTGCCTGCCTTGTTACCATTGTGGATGATTCTGGTTGCAGTATGCGGCTGGCTCGGCTCCTGGTTTGGCAGCAAGTATGGCAGCCCGATCATCCTCCGACGCTTGTTATCGCTGGTACTCATCATTGCCGGTTCTAAACTACTTTTGCAGGGGTTAAAATAA